tttttgggctcaacattatcgaaaaattgtccaaaaatgttcgaaaaatgtgattgggcaACTATAGTTTTAGAATTTGTAAAATTCCCTTGTTTGtcagcttttttgattttttaaaattttcaaaaattgttcaaaaatcaacttaagCCCTTGAAGTTTCTGTTACGAGAGTTTCTAGGACAcactttctcaatttatttcgATTTAGTTCAAATCGGAAAGTACTGGTTCGAAAGATTCTTCAATAAAAATCATCTGTACCAAAGAATTCGAGTTCTCATCAAttccatttattttatttacaggAATGAACGCAATTTTACTCTACGCCGGTCATGTTACAATGAAACAGACATTCCCTTGGCAATGGAAAGAAATGTTCGGTCAGTCGACTCATTTAGAAAACTTGATAATGGATCTTTGGGCTACCGTCTTATGGATTGTGATAGCTGTCGTTTTATAcaaacgaaaaatatttttcaagttataatattaaattcaacaaaattatcaTACCCAGCGATACTTTCATACCTATAATATTCATTTACCATTAGATTGATATCATGTACTTATAATAATGCGATTGTGTATGTGTAATGAATTAATGATCAagctctttttttctctctcttagaagaaacaaaaaaaaaacaaaccctTTGAGAGTTACTATCTTATGTATCATTGAAATGGTCGTAATTAGTGAGATATTTTAAgttctttttatattttttattattcttttcgAATAAATTCGGTGATATTTTTACAGCGTGTTTTATTTAGAATTCAGAAAAGGATAAGAAATCCGATACCAATAATATACGAagaataaatacgagtatatttcgaACGATTACACAGAAAACAGAAACGTAGTTTCGTACATATTTCATATTTGCTTATAAATTAAAGTCAATTCACGAATCGAGCATCAATCtcgaaaataatattaaattctacaaaaaggataaatataaaaatgaataaataaataaatagtctATTACGATGAATCGAAAATAACGATGATACGTTTAAAAAGACACGATTTCTTTTTTAATCGCAGTTTCATTATAATCCTTAATGGAACTATCCGTTCCAGATTCGCTATCACTTTTACGATCGTTATTAATACTGTtaaattggcattttttatcgtcgtcgtcgtcgaaagaatcctgattttcgattttcaccaGCTTCGTGTCGATTCCAGACTCGGTTTTTGATTTCCTTTTCTTATTCTTACAACAGTTCTGTTCGTACAGAAGTCTCATTCGTTTGACTTCAGCATCTGGTATGGTCCATTCGACGATCGAACTCTTTTCTCTTTTCGATGGGTCTAGTTTTCTATCGAAGTCTGGTAATTCGAGACCTAATTCTTGCATCAGCAAAGTCATTATATCGTCAACGTACGTGTGTATCAGTAAATCAGCTTTTTTATCCTGAAGGAGTAAACGTTCGATCGGTTATTAAATCATAAACCAATACAAAGGATACATTTAGGAGTATGTTAGAGAGACTTACGAATTTAGTCGGTTGCAGATTACAAATCACTAATCGTCCGTTATTGTATTTCTTCGTATTGAGAGGTAGAATTCCACTAGGGACTATTTGCAACGTTGTGCCCAAACAAATACTCAAATCTGCCACACTAATACCGAAGAAATCAATTATTCAATCACAATCGACGAGTACTTCGATAAAAATAACTGATCAACTTACCACGAATGAAAATCAGCCAAACCCAAATCTTTCTCGGGTAAATTATGTTCCCAGTCTAAAATAGTATCGTGTAATTTACCACGACAAGGTCTACCGTTACTTTTGGTCACAGGGCATGGTTCATCTAAGCATTTCTGACCCACAGACGAAGTAGCCGATGTTCTAACAAATTGCCTGCTCGAATATTAAATCAATTAGTATCCGATCAACTCACATATGAGTAAATTGACGCAGGTACAACTCGAAGAATACCTCTGACACTGATGACACTGTTCGATAAACATATTTCCGTGCAATTCTGCCAAATATTTACGATCTAATCCCGATCTCAAATGTAATCCGTCTATATTCTGACTGATTACGAACTGAACTTTACCTGCAAATACGAATATTTGTAACGAATGATCGAATAACTCGATTTTCATTCGGTATTACCAGCGTTCGCCATCTTCACTATGGACATGTGTGTTTTGGTGGGCACAGCTTCGTCGAAAGATACGTTTATCGTTGGTTTTTCGCCTTTTTCCTCCAAAGTCCATACTCCTTTCGGGCCTCTGTTGAATATTAAAGCGATTCGTTATCGAAATCGAGCTAGAATTGAATTCATGTTGTTTCACGTAGACGAATCTTTACCTGAAATCTGGTATTCCGGCCGATGTACTGATTCCAGCTCCGGTATGAAGAACTACGTGTTTACTCGAGTTGATCCATTGGGCCAATGTCTTGACTTTCTGTTTAACCTCCTCCGAAGTGTCAAATTTCTACAGATGGTGTTTTAATTGAGTAATTAACGTTCGATTCAAGTTTAGATACTCTATACCAAGTACTCACTTCTGCTATACCAAGTTTGCCTTTATTAGAATAGGGTGAAAGACCATCAGCATAGCTGCACGACATTTTCGAGACATTAATCTCGAATTTGGagcaaaaattactcaaatttcgAGTCAAATATTCgcataataataaataaacggTAGTCTGACGAGCGGTGATAAGAGCAGAAGGCAATTCTGCTGCGCCGGAGACGGAGAGGAAAGAAGAGGAGGGAATACAGAACGATAATCAATGTTGTTTCgtccttcttttcaaaaattatttcatattcAACGTAGTACAAGAACTTCTCATCGAAGAGCGAagtaaaatatatatttttaaaaagacacacacacacaaacgaGAATAATAACTATGCttaaaatattaggtatataAATTCAAATCATCGAAGAAGACGTATTATGCAGTAACATCTGCGAAGTATTCCACATCATGATCAAAGTACTCGCTAATGAGCAATCCAATTCGCTACCATCGGAGGACATCTTCAGTTTATTACAAGCAGCCGGATCCATATACTCTTCCACTGCAGACATCGGTACTAATCCTTCCTTGAGCCATTGAATAGGTAAATATCCACCCATATGTCTGGAATCGTATCCAACTTCGGAGCAATAACGATCACTCAACAGCAGAGCCATTCCTTGGAAACAATTCGTACCGGTGAATTGAAATATGAGCTTGATTTCGGCTCCGGTCTagggaaaaaaaaagaaaaaattcgtcgattgaaattttaatgtgaTAATTAAGGGCTATAGAGCTGTATTTAACAGATGACAAAATGGGCAGCCATAGATGGGTGGGGAGGGGGTCCCCATAAAAATGGGCCCTTCggtgtatttgattttttaacccACAGGGCTCGTATagatactcaattttttccaaaaagagtGACTTAAGCAACGAAAAAAGctccaaaaagtaaccaaaaaagtttaaaaaaaacaacattctaATGCGcagagaaaatagaaaaatgaccACCGAAAAAAACAGGACATAAAAAGTTGgacaattttgcaactttttgatcaaaaaaagcgagactttccAGCAGTTTTTCCTTTTGgcaacgaaatgaaaattattgcagtttcgcccaaaaaatcctatttttggaaaaaataacgagACTTTGTTAAATTCAGCGAAAGGAaatgctttttggaaatttttagcaaaaacagtTAGAATTTTGGACAATCTTTGGATAAAATGATGTCAGAACAtcaagaattttggaaaaaaggggattttttggaattttttgctaaaaacaatacaaattaatttatacatttttttgaaaatcaaaaacttttgtaattttttttaaacaatcagaatttttgacagattttggCAGGAAGtcagactttgacaattttagctcAAAACAGGACCTTTTGTTAAATACGTAATTTGGAGGagagaagtaaaaattttactaGAGACTCCAGATTGGCTGGAAAAAGGTGTCAATCGATTCGAGAGATCAAATAAAATGTTTAGCACCCGAAATTGATTACAACTCCCTCTGgagtaatttgaaattgctggagaaagttcaaatttttctgggGGTTTTAGACCGGCTGGAAAATGATGTTAATCGATTCGATAGGTCAAAATTACATAttagaagatgaaattattaCCAGCCGAAATGGATTACAACTCCTTATGGAGTGatttaaaattgctggagaaaagtcaaatttttctggaggctccagatcgattGGAAAATGGTGCCAACCGATTCGGGAGGTCAAAATTGtgagaagatgaaattttcagatcatAAAGTTGATTACAACTCCTTCAGGaggaatttgaaattgctggagaaaagtcaaattttgctaGGGGCTCCAGATCGGCTGAAAAGTGGTCTCAATCGATTGGGGAGGTCAATATCatgatcaaataaaatttttagcatcCGAAATAGATTACTACTCATTCTGGAGTGatttaaaattgctggagaaaagtcaaattttgctaGGGGCTCCAGATCGGCTGAAAAGTGATCTCAATCGATTGGGGAGGTCAATATCatgatcaaataaaatttttagcatcCGAAATAGATTACTACTCATTCTGGAGTGatttaaaattgctggagaaaagtcaaattttgctaGCGGCTCCAGATCGGCTGAAAAGTGGTCTCAATCGATTGGGGAGGTCAATATTatgatcaaataaaatttttagcatcCGAAATAGATTACTACTCATTCTGGAGTGatttaaaattgctggagaaaagtcaaattttgctagaggctccagatcgactGGAAAATGGCgtcaatcgattcgggaggtcaAAATAAtgatgagatgaaattttcagcatcCGAAATGGATTACAACTCATTCTGGAGTGatttaaaattgctggagaaatgccaaattttgctggaggctccagatcggctggaaaatggtgtcaatcgatttggtatgtcgaaattgtgataagattaaattttcagcgcCCAAAGTTGATTACACCTCCTTCTGGAGTACTTAGAAATAGCTAACGCCCCCCTCCCCCGCGAATTGATTGGCACCATTTTTCAGTcgatctagagcctccagcaaaatttgacttttctccagcatttTCACATTACTATAGAAGGAGGTGTAATCAACTTTTGGGGGCTGAGAATTTCATCTTGTCATTAATTTTGCcctcccgaatcgattgacaccattttccagccgatctggagcctccatcaaaatttgacttttctccaaaaaataatatttttttcgcaaattctgCTGAAAAAGGGAAATTACTGGACAATGTATGGAAAAATGtggaactttttggaattttttccaaaagtagaCCGATTTTTCTaaacaacaacaatttttgtgatttttgattttgaaaaagcgagaaatttTGCAAACTTTCGGCAAAActcaagacttgaaaaaattcagcaaaaggaaaggctttttagcaatttccggcaaaaaagttgaacttttgaagtGACTTTAgcaggttggttcaagttatttcggagcctccagcgactttttgaaaactactggagcctctagtagatgtttgaaacttgaaattccagcaacattttaccaaatggagttggcaagctgaaatttacttccgaccacatggtggtttcaaatgattttaaagCTTTCAGCtaccttttggaaatttcaattttccaaaaaaacgccataccacctttcaaaaagtcgctggaggctccaaaacgacttgaaatccaccagcagtcgacttcgtagcgtattgaaattagttttcagaatgaatttcgactttccatctccgttcgatgaaattttgggaaaatttgaagtttcaaaaatctgctggaggctccagtaattttcaaaaaatcgctggaggctccaaaacgacttgaagtccctctgcagttgacttcgtagcgtattgaaattagtttgcagagagttctaaaaatctgctggaggctccagaactgctcaaaacagtttgaaacagtttcctatcaatttggcatgtcgaaaataggatatatcccaaatttcggcgttcttggtgaatttggtaaaattttgattttttttcctcatttttggcctgaatttgattttcaaaaattcaccaaaaatcgaaaaacgcacttcagcacttgaaattttgacaggtgatgaattattgcctgatctttcaatctaccgttgtacggtttgaaaaattctgtgcaagtcccatgttggaacgcaaaatctgcgatttcggctgacctgtcaatcaaaatggcggccattttgtaagtagggccacttttttattgagtacaagggctagaaatgttccttaggactccacGTATAAGAAAAAGGTTGTCCCGGAGGataaacggggggggggggggttgcgaCAGATCCTTCAGCGGGCTCTCCTAttataaaactttttggaaGATTTTCTCCTCGTTTCGTGATGATCTGTACTTTGCTCAAATCAATTCCACAGGATCCTCCAATTTTCGATATGAAAGCATTAAGAGAAACGAgggatgggggaggggggaataaaatagacatttttgaaacaggCATCCGCCACTGACTAAgagaaaaaatcacgatcctgTTCAACTAACCCTAAAAATCTCCAATAGTTTCATTTCGGTGCTTTGCTCGAATCTCCACCTGCCTCGAAGTAAAGATGCGCTGATGTTATTACCATGGTAACTCTTGATTAGAAAATAACGCGAATCTgaaaccaaattcaaaataaagcaaTCGAATCCTgcacattttcatcaaaaaggtCTTACTATTCTTAGACTACGAACTTTCAGTAATCAATCCTGGAAATGTAGGACTTTTACAAGAATTACTTATTCCATTTCCTACGACATCCGATACAGATTTGCTGCGTATAGCTATAGATAGGTAAACAACGAATCTTTTAAtacctaggtaagtaatttCAATCAGTATGAAGGTATTAATGGGTTATCTTACGTTGTTGAAACAAATCGATAGTATAAGCAGCCGGTTTATGACCGATGAAGGCCGGATCTCCGGCCGGAAAACttagtttttcttcatttttcaaaacattggcGATCGTGTCGAGTACGCATTTATCCTCCTATTAAAAACAAAACGTCATTGAAGCTATAATAGTTTCCAATGCTGACTCGACTATTTTGTGTAACCTTACCGGCGTTGTAGGTTTAGAAGGATATTTCaggcacttgaaaaaatacgaaaaccaTTTTACTCTCAAGTAAAGCACTGATTTAGCGGTTTCGTTATCCATCTTGAATTGAAGATTCGAATCGATCATGAAATTCTTCGTCTTTTTCAATTCGCCATCGTCTTCGCTATCGCTTTCGTCGAAATTCGCGGTGGTGTTTTGAATCAATAAAGCTgtaaaatgtattcaaaaaattgatcgattcggAAAAAAGTATCGTGAGACTGAAACATTCGGGATTTTAGCTGTGAAAATGAGATATTGACCAGTTCTTTGGTTTTGTAAAGTTGAACATATCTTGTACGATCCGGCAAACAAAGCTAACGAGATTGGAGTGACCGAAGTGCACACAGAAGCGGTGAAAGTATCTTCTGAATACATGTTACTCAATTCGCTGCAAACCATCCAGTCGGTAGGTAGATGTTGGACGACGTCATCTTGCGATAAAATAGTTAGCTGGTTCGATGGCATGAGAGAATAGTCCAATAATACTGATAAAGGATTGAGTAGGACTTCGTTGTTGTTCTtactggaaaataaaaatagaaaatgaatctGCGTTGATGAGAACGCTCcacaaaaatgctcattttgcCTCTAGTGACAAATGATGCATCTCTATAGAAACCAAAATGACACTTCAGTGAcatccccccccctcctcgaCACGTCCCGGAATTATTACCAAACTTACCTACAATACAGCTTATTCGAAGTTCGATCAACGAATACCAAATTAGGATACAATCCTCCGACTAGAGCCGCCTTCACGAAAACCCATTCCTTGGAATTGGAATTCAAATCTCTCATATCGTTAACTCCTCGAGTCTTTACGATACCCATAGCTCTTAAATGGCCCACGATATTCGATCTAGTCGTATTCACCAACTCCATTGTAGCCTGCGAAATGCAATACTCTTCGCAGAATTTCTTCTCGCGTTTATCAACACCGGCGTCTTGACGACCCTATCGAAAAAACCCAACTAAATAGGTATCTTTGTATGTaggaaaaatacaaacaaacgACGGTATGATTGGATTACCAAgaacattttaattaaaattaaatgatCGCTGTAGAATTTCGAGGCGATTTTCTTCCATTCTTTGCTGGCCACTTGGGATttcgttttgtaattttgttcCAAAGTAAAAATAGATCTGtaaaataggcaaaaaaaaatcacaattcgaacgaattgaaaGTATCGTTCGACGAGGAAGAGAAAAATATCGTAGAAATCCATCAGCGAGAATAAAAACGCTGATTTTTAGACTAACTTATGCTTAGAAAACGCAGCTATGGTTAAAATAGGATCCAGGCATTTGAGAGCGACCGCATATAACACCATTTTGGCATATTGAGGCTCTAAAGGCAATTGTAACATGATCTTGCCCAATTCAGTCAAGTATTCGTAGCTTTTACAGATATCAAACGCGTCGATACTCTGGAAATTGTACAAATTATCAACGAATTCGCATTTCTCGAGATTTTAGGCACCTGAATTGCTTCGAATACCTTTAAAAAATCGACAGAATGCTTCATAGATATAAATTCAGGCACCGTAAACGCTCTCTGTAAGTAGGACATGACTGGATCTGCGTATGGTATGATTTGTTTCGTGTATAAACACAACATCTgcgcaaaaaaataataataaggggtattttttcgaaaatttcgaggTTTCTCCATTTAAAATCTGTGAAAGTGGGTACTTGAGGCGAACAAGTGAATAAATTAGCGCAAGGTGTTTTTTCCGGCAACATCATTAGCTGAGGGTATAATCTATAACAGCATCCCGGCTGCAGACGTCCTATTTTCGTGGATCTTTGCAGAGCATGCGAGCTAGATATCCAACCAGTTACAAAACTAAGTCTTCCGGTATGATCGGCGTAcattttctgcgaaaaaatgGTCCTCGTAACACCTctcaaggttaaaaaaaaagtttattctGAGATCGATTtacttgttcaatttttccactATCGATAACGTAGACTAAATCGCTGATCGTAATGCCTACTGCTCCGACATCGGTGGATAGGATAATTTTACGACAATCGTGAGGTGGTATTTGGAATATTAACTTTTGTTCGCAGGTCTAAAAAATCCAAACGGAGTGAATTCGCTATTTTCCAAGCAAAAATAGATATAGGTACTCGAGTATTATACCTGCATATTCGTGTATAAATATCGTAATATGAAACTGCCTCCTTTACAAACAAGCTGCGATTCTCTTTCGAAGAGTAATTCGCGAAAAGCGAGTATATCCGAGAAACTAGGCAAGAATATCATCACAGCTCCTGtagaaataataaaacaaatccGTCAGTGACTGAAAATTCAAGACCAATGGCCCGGTTAATTTAAACAATAAGTTATGAATGAACACAGAATGGTGGGGAGGGGTTAATTCGTCAAAAACGTAGTATATGTTACGAGGTTAATGGGCGTTAACAAACATAACCAGAATGGCAAGGTGAAGTGGGAAGGGGGTCGTGTCAACAAACAATGAGAATGATGAATGGTGTACAAGAAGTCAAGAACCCATGCAAACGAACACAGTGCAAGGTAGGTGCAAATTCTTAGCAACCTATCAACCCATCGAACAATCAAATAGTTTACCTGATAGAGGAAAAATATACCCCTGCGATCAATCTGCGAttataaatatcaaaataaaatgatcAATACAATAAATCTGCgcataaaatattcaaaaatacgtttaaaaaGTCGTCAAATTCAGTACCAGGTTTGCTAAAAGCGTGCACGTGTAATAAAACGGTGAAAAGAAGCTCGAGATCGATTCCATTTTCGGGgtaaaaataatcgtaatatCGGATCAATCTGTCGGTATGATCGCTCGAACGTGTACATGCggtcaatttgatgaattcTCGATCGAGGAACACTTTTTCATTGTTGCAAACTCTGGAAATacgaaaatattaaatttaaaatcgttCCTCAACTTGGATTAGATTTTTCGGAgaactgacaagggaacctcttgaggtgtccgcctccgatttaaACGGGACTGCGATATtaggaaagagcatgttctaaaaccccggaatccaaattttcagctgcccaagttcatttttcgatttttagcgaattttggaaaatccaaaattgactattttggtgatttacgcttttttttaaaaaagtacgtacttgatcagtcagtaaaaatgttcaaaataagtcctaaaactgatattaaccccccaaatccaaatttcgtcatttccagccattctggacatccggagcctccagcactatttttcaatttctccagaattttgaattttctccagaaggcatgaatatgaagttgggcagctaaaaatcgaattgtgtgttatattcgacctgtttaacgagtttat
This region of Planococcus citri chromosome 5, ihPlaCitr1.1, whole genome shotgun sequence genomic DNA includes:
- the Sirt6 gene encoding NAD-dependent protein deacetylase Sirt6 produces the protein MSCSYADGLSPYSNKGKLGIAEKFDTSEEVKQKVKTLAQWINSSKHVVLHTGAGISTSAGIPDFRGPKGVWTLEEKGEKPTINVSFDEAVPTKTHMSIVKMANAGKVQFVISQNIDGLHLRSGLDRKYLAELHGNMFIEQCHQCQRQFVRTSATSSVGQKCLDEPCPVTKSNGRPCRGKLHDTILDWEHNLPEKDLGLADFHSCVADLSICLGTTLQIVPSGILPLNTKKYNNGRLVICNLQPTKFDKKADLLIHTYVDDIMTLLMQELGLELPDFDRKLDPSKREKSSIVEWTIPDAEVKRMRLLYEQNCCKNKKRKSKTESGIDTKLVKIENQDSFDDDDDKKCQFNSINNDRKSDSESGTDSSIKDYNETAIKKEIVSF
- the LOC135847838 gene encoding 3'-5' RNA helicase YTHDC2-like, whose amino-acid sequence is MANSNDQKSVPDYLVQTVESLLNCLKLSHQNEMSFPPSLYAHERSFIHKRAKEFGYHAVTKRGHGLCNRFVCIYKSVPEETLTLKYPIVLLHDTLNRIFSAMEKNPMTSMELRNFVSIKDHDDMNNQDNDLSLRTSRDYSDSEYNFPLPGQAFKAAKFNSSVMDYRKSLPIFNYKQIILSYVTENRIVLIHGGVASGKSTQVPQYLMEKCIESKVGYKIILCEPHRITAVAVAERIAFERREEIGQSVGYQIPLETKKSATSIVICVTPDVLLKMLISKEQVFQGRVIVIMDEFEESDYITEFVLIALRDLFKVNPYLRLIIMTNATDVSALFTYFQCPKVKYDISIKTACISVTSNVIPIQEFFLEDILLRTDYLTRPRVTNTETNPKCQIYTESLSPNSIEMSATEVINATMEKVWSLGEDDGFIFSINMMKKSVISVNYKLASNGVTLLMSASNWGKINYVSELLKLGADATIRCHSGLTAGDLAMTKNHHEIMQIIHYYLVCNNEKVFLDREFIKLTACTRSSDHTDRLIRYYDYFYPENGIDLELLFTVLLHVHAFSKPGAVMIFLPSFSDILAFRELLFERESQLVCKGGSFILRYLYTNMQTCEQKLIFQIPPHDCRKIILSTDVGAVGITISDLVYVIDSGKIEQKMYADHTGRLSFVTGWISSSHALQRSTKIGRLQPGCCYRLYPQLMMLPEKTPCANLFTCSPQMLCLYTKQIIPYADPVMSYLQRAFTVPEFISMKHSVDFLKSIDAFDICKSYEYLTELGKIMLQLPLEPQYAKMVLYAVALKCLDPILTIAAFSKHKSIFTLEQNYKTKSQVASKEWKKIASKFYSDHLILIKMFLGRQDAGVDKREKKFCEEYCISQATMELVNTTRSNIVGHLRAMGIVKTRGVNDMRDLNSNSKEWVFVKAALVGGLYPNLVFVDRTSNKLYCSKNNNEVLLNPLSVLLDYSLMPSNQLTILSQDDVVQHLPTDWMVCSELSNMYSEDTFTASVCTSVTPISLALFAGSYKICSTLQNQRTALLIQNTTANFDESDSEDDGELKKTKNFMIDSNLQFKMDNETAKSVLYLRVKWFSYFFKCLKYPSKPTTPEDKCVLDTIANVLKNEEKLSFPAGDPAFIGHKPAAYTIDLFQQPIRSKSVSDVVGNGISNSCKSPTFPGLITENSRYFLIKSYHGNNISASLLRGRWRFEQSTEMKLLEIFRTGAEIKLIFQFTGTNCFQGMALLLSDRYCSEVGYDSRHMGGYLPIQWLKEGLVPMSAVEEYMDPAACNKLKMSSDGSELDCSLASTLIMMWNTSQMLLHNTSSSMI